GCGCGTGCGATCCTTACGCTGGTTATTTCCGTTGGCGGTGCTGTTGCCGATCCTGCTTGTAGCCGTGAGCGGGTACGACGGCATGGAATTCAACGGGGATGCGTATCGGTATTACGAGAGCGCGACGAACCTGGTAAATGGCTGGCATTCCGGCGGAGCAATTGTTACGGGATTCTGGCCGCTCGGCTATCCGTTGATTGCGGCTTTATTCATGCTGATCGCCGGTATCGGCTTTCCGGCCGCCCAGGCGGTCAGTTTTGCGACGGCTTTCCTGGTGTTACTGTTTATCGGGAAACTTCACCGCAAGGAGTATTCCGTTGTAGCGCCGGAGCTTTTTGCAGGCAGCGCCTTGCTGGCCGTCAGCGGTTATTGGCTGCGCTATTCCACCACGATCATGTCGGATATGGCGGCCGTGTGTTGGAGTCTTGGCGCGATTTATTTCATACGTCGTTGGAGTGATACGTACGCCTGGCGCTTTCTCGTCATCGCAGCCTTCTTTACAGCATTCTCGATCGCGACCCGTTATGTAAGCGGACTCGTGTTATTGCCGTTGTCATATTGCGTGATCCGATACTCAACGACTGCAAGGTTGCGTGCATTCCGGTTGTTCGGCTTATTTGGATGTGTGCTGTTGTTTTTTTTACCGCAGTTGCCATTCAGTTTGCGCATGCCGGAAGCTTCCGTGCAACATCCCTGGTTGTCACAGTGGTCGTTCCTGAATTTTCTTGCTGCTGATCGAACCACGATCGACGGACATCTGCAGGTGAGCTGGCCGAACCTGTTGTATTATACCCTCGCACCGTTTCGCTGGTCGGAACTGACGCCTGTCGGCGGGCTGCTTGCCCTCGTTGGCTGCTGGCAGCGGTTTCGACACGGATTTTCGAGAACCGATGCGTTGATGGGGATCTGGTACGTCGGCGTTTGGCTGTTTCTATGCGGCATTCCGATCCAAAATCCCCGTTTCGCACTGCCCATGTATGTGCCCATAGCCTGGATGATGATAGCGGGTTTGATGGCCTTGCGACCCTTGCTGACGCGAAAAGCCGGAATTGCAGTTATACCTATATATATAGGTATAGCAGGTTGGCTGGGATTGCATAAATGGGCTGGATTTGTCGGGGAGAAAGACCGGATGTTATCCGAAGCCCGGTATTTTGATCAACGGATTCCACTCCAGGCAAGGATCCTGAGCTGGGACTATTTCGAAGCCTTCCATATCTATTTACCCGCGCGAAAAGTCAGTACCATCCATGGGCTGAACCGGCAACAATTACAGGAATTGTTGGACCGGGAAGGGGAGTTGTACCTGCTCTTTGACGAAGCCCGCTTGGCCCGGGCCTGGGCAGGACTTGAACCGGCCCTTGCCTACCAGGACCTGTTGCTGCGTAACCCGTCGGAATTGCTTGAGCGACAAGGCAGGTACAGCTTACGCCGGTGTACGGCGACGGGCAGGTCGGGAGCGCCCAATTCCTTACCTTCGCCGGACTGAATCGCCATCTATGAAAAAGAAGTTCGAACTCCTGGAGAAAAAGATCGCGGAGGCCAAGCAGGGTGGGGGAGACGCGCGGATCGCAGCGCAACACAAAAAAGGAAAGCTGACCGCGCGCGAGCGTTTGCATTTTTTACTGGATGAAGGATCGTTCGAGGAGATCGGCATGCTGGTGACCCATCGTGCCACCGATTTCGGTATCGATAAGGAGAAGTATCTGGGCGATGGTGTTGTGACCGGGTTCGGTACGATCAACGGACGGTTGGTCTATGTATTCGCGCAGGACTTCACCGTATTCGGCGGGTCATTGTCGGAGACGCATGCCAAGAAGATCTGTCGGATCATGGACCTCGCCATGCAGAACGGCGCACCGGTGATCGGATTGAACGATTCCGGCGGGGCGCGTATCCAGGAAGGAGTCGTTTCGCTGGGCGGTTATGCCGACATCTTTTACCGCAATACACTGGCATCCGGTGTGATCCCGCAGATCTCTGCGATCATGGGGCCTTGCGCCGGAGGCGCGGTGTATTCTCCGGCGATCACGGATTTCATCCTGATGGTCGAGAATACTTCCTATATGTTCGTGACGGGACCGAACGTAGTCAAGACCGTGACACATGAGAACGTGACTTCCGAAGAGCTGGGCGGCGCGATGACGCACGCGACCAAGTCGGGTGTGACGCACTTCACGGCAGCAAACGGATTGGAAGCGATCCAGATGCTCAAGCGGTTGCTGAGCTACATTCCGCAGAATTGCGAAGAAGAACCGCCATCCGTTCCGTACGAAGCCGGTGACGAGTCACGTCCCGGACTGAACGACCTGATTCCCGAGAACCCGAACCAGCCATACGATATGCGCGATGTCATCACCCAGGTGATCGACACGGATTCCTTCTTCGAAGTTCACAAGGATTTCGCAGAGAATATTGTCGTCGGATTCGCGCGGTTGGCCGGAAAGAGCATCGGCATTGTCGCGAACCAGCCCGCGCAATTGGCGGGCGTACTGGACATACACGCTTCCACGAAGGCGGCGCGTTTTGTTCGGTTCTGCGATTGCTTCAATATTCCGCTGCTCGTATTCGAAGACGTTCCGGGATTCCTTCCGGGAACCGACCAGGAGTGGAACGCGATCATCACCAACGGTGCGAAACTGCTCTATGCGTTCAGCGAAGCGACCGTTCCGCGCATTACGGTGATCACCCGGAAAGCCTATGGCGGAGCGTACGATGTGATGAACTCCAAACACATTGGCGCCGACATGAACTACGCCTGGCCGAGCGCGGAGATCGCGGTGATGGGCGCCAAGGGCGCCGCCGAGATCATCTTCCGAAAGGAGATCACCGAGGCGAAAGATCCCGAAGCCAAACTGAAGGAAAAGGAGCAGGAGTACAACGAGCTCTTCGCCAATCCCTACAAAGCGGCAGAGCACGGTTACGTGGACGAAGTGATCCGCCCCGACCAGACCCGTTCAAAGCTGATCAGCGCCTTCCGGATGCTCGAAACCAAGGCGGTGAAGTTGCCGAGGAAGAAGCATGGGAATATTCCTTTGTAGGGAGCAGTGAATAGCGAATAGCGAATAGTGAATCCTGCCTGCCGAAGCTTTAGCGTAGGCAGGAGTGAACAGTGAACAGTAAATAGTAAATAGTAAATAGTAAATAGCTGTTCGTTCCTCGTTCCTCGCGCCTCGTTCCTCGCAGCTCCTTACGTAGTGTGAGTGTAAGAAACAGGGTGAGTGAGCAGTGGTTGTTCCTTGCAGTTCGAAGCTTTTCCTCGGTCTCGTCCCACGTCCCTCGCACCTCCTTCAGTAGTGTGAGTGTAAGAAACAGGGTGAGTGAGCAGTGGTTGTTCCTCGCAGTTCGAACCTTTCCCTCGGTCTCGTCCCTCGCCCCTCGCAGCTTTTCCTCGGTCACGTCCCTCGTTTCTCGCCCCTCCTTGCGTAGTGTGAGAAACAGGGTGAGTGAGCAGTGATTGTTTCTTGCAGTTCGAACCTTTCCCTCGGTCTCGTTCCTCGCCCCTCCTTGCGTAGTGTGAGTGTGAGAAACAGGGTGAGTGAGCAGTGGTTGTTCCTCGCAGTTCGAGCCTTTCCCTCGGTCTCGTCCCACGTCCCACGTCCCTCGTCCCTTGAATCGCCGTTCTAGGCTAGCCCCGGGTGAACTCGTCACGCTTCGAACGGCCATCGTTGTCGTGGCGTTGAAGTGACGAGTGAACACGGGACCAGAGGTTATGCGGAGCCTGCCGTTCCGCTCCAAAATTTCTTTATTGCCATGTTTCGGAAATTGTAACATTTCCGGAGATCTTCCGTTGATAATGTTTGCTTCGGATCAACTCCTTCCGCTTTTCAAAAAAAATGGGGTAACGTACCAACCTTTTATTCCCAATACGGTAAAACCGGTATCAAAACTGGAAGTGTCGTCCACTAACGGGCGTGCCATTCCGAAAAACCGGTTCGTATGTCGAGGGATTCTCAGCTTCGCATTTTCGTTGTAGAAGACAACGATTTCTATCGTGAGTTGCTCAAGTATAACTTGTCGCTTGTGCCCGAGTACGAAGTCAGCACGTTCGCTACAGGCAAGGAGTTGCTCAACCGATTGCACGAGCATCCGCAGGTGATCACGCTGGACTATTCGTTGCCCGATTATAACGGGGACGAATTGCTGAAGAAGATCCGCGCCCAGTTGCCGGATGTGCCGGTAGTCGTGATCTCGAACCAGGAAGACGTGCGGACGGCTGTGGAGTTGATGCGGAACGGCGCGTACGAATACATCACGAAGGACGAGGATACGCGCGACCATTTGTTGCACGTGATCCGCAAGATCGCGGCGCATGTGGAGTTGAAGCAGGAGGTGAGCGCGCTGCGCCGCGAGTTGGGCAAGAAGTACGAATTCGGAAAAGCGATTCAGGGCAACAGCGAGGCGATCCGAAGCGTATTTGCGCTGATGGAGAAGGCCGCGTCGAGTCAGATCACGGTATCGGTCACCGGTGAAACCGGAACCGGAAAGGAACTGGTCGCAAAAGCCATCCACTACCATTCACCCAGAAAAGAGAAGCCGTTCGTGGCGGTGAACGTGGCGGCGATCCCGCGCGAGTTGCTGGAAAGCGAACTGTTCGGTCATGAGAAAGGCGCCTTCACCGGAGCGATCGCTGCGCGTGCCGGTAAGTTCGAAGAAGCTGACGGCGGCACCTTGTTCCTCGACGAGATCGGGGAGCTGGACCTTGCCCTCCAGGCAAAGTTGTTGCGCGTGTTGCAAGAGCGCGAGGTCGTGCGCATCGGAGGGAGCAAAGTGTTGAAAGTCGATGTACGTGTTGTCATCGCCACGCACCGTAACCTGCAGGAGGAAGTCCGGAAGGGCAATTTCCGCGAGGACTTATACTATCGTCTGCTTGGATTACCGATCCACCTGCCGCCCTTGCGCGAGCGTGGAAACGACATCCTGGTGATCGCCCGCTGGCTGTTGACCCAGTTCTGCAAGGACAACCGGATGGAGGCCCTGAGTTTTTCTCCGGAAGCGCAGGATAAGTTGTTGCGCTACTATTATCCGGGTAACGTGCGCGAGTTGAAAGCCATGGTCGAACTGGCCGCCGTGTTGTCGACCGGAAATACGATCACCGCGGACGATATCCGGCTGGAGAACACGAGCAACATGGACGCGTTCGCTTTCGAGGAGACGACCTTGGAGGAATATACGATGCGCATCATCCGTCACTTCCTCGACAAGTATAACAACAACGTCGTGCTGGTCGCCCGCAAACTGGGTGTAGGCAAGTCGACGATCTACCGCTATATCAAGGAAAACAAACTCCAGACGATCCGCATCGAAGCCTGATTCGACCATTCGTATGCCCCATAATTTTTTGAAGTATCTCGTTCAGGAGATGGAGCGGACGCCGGAAGCGAATCCGCTCGCGCCCGAAGTGCTAAAGCAGTATTTTCTTGAACACCTGCTGAAGAACCCGGAAGCCGTTGCCGAGCAGATTGCCTCGTTGATGACCAGCACCAGCCGGCGAATGGAGGATTACAAGCTCCACCTGGGGGAGCAGAACCGCGAGCTGGAGGAAAATGCGCGGATGTTGCAGGCCTCCAACCTGCGTCTCGAGCAGGAAGCGGAATCGCAGCGGAAATCGTTGCAGAATCTGCGCAATACCGCGGCCTTATTGGCCAAGTATACGGATGGTTCAGACCTGACGGATGCAAGTACGCTGGAATCACTCTCGGAACGTGTAGCGGAACTGATCCGGCAACGTGAACAGGACCGTCAGCTACTGGAAGAAAGCCAGGACCGTTACAGCTCGCTCGTGGAGCAGATGCGGCAGGTCGTGTTTCAGACCGATTACGAAGGACGGATCATCTTCCTCAATTCCGCCTGGGTGCATACTACCGGCTATTCCGTCGAGGAGTCGATGGGTCGGAAGATCCTCGGATTCCTGCAGCCGGAAGACGCCGTGATCGCGCAGCAACGTTACGAGCAGATGAAGCTTTCGCCGGGAAACGCTGATTCCATCCAGGTCCGCTTTGTTCACAAAGACGGGCAGGAGCGTTATATCGAAGTCCGAAGCCGCTTACAGCTTAAACGCGATGGTCAGCCCAACGGGGTGAGTGGAACGTTCCACGATGTGACCGATAGCGTCCTGGCGGCGCGTCGCCTGCAGGAGTTGAAAGATTTCTACGAATCCATCCTGAACGGATTGCCGCTCGGCATCGCCGTGATGGATCCGGAACAGCGTTACCTCTTCGCCAATCCCGCTGCCGTAGCGGATCCCGAGGCACGACAGTGGATTCTCGGACAGACGCCGGAAGCCTATTGTCAGAAGTACGATTACGACGCGAGCCTGGCCGAACAACGTAAGTTCACGTTCCAGCGAGCCGTTCGGACGCGTGCGGCGGTGGAGAATGAGGAAGTCTTTCTGCGACCGGACAATACCCCCGGGCATTATCTCAGGAATACGACTCCCTTCTTTGACGAGCAGGGTGTGTTGAAATACATGATCAGCTACGGACTGGACCTCACGGAGCGAAAGCATACGGAGAACCAGTTACAGTCGACCGCTTCCCGTCTGACCACGCTCATCGGGAACATGAACGCGGGTATTGTGGTGGAAGACGAACACCGGAAGATCGTACTCGTGAACGACCATTTGTGCGAACTGTTCCAGGTGACGGAACCGGCGGAATTGCTCAGCGGGCGCGATAGCTCGGAGCTGGCGGTTTTCAGCAGCGCGTCCTTCCGCGAATCGGGTCGTTTCCTGATTCGAATCGAGGAGATCGTCCGGCAACGACAGCCGGTGTATAATGAAGTCCTGGAAGGTGCCGATGGCAGGGTGTATGAGCGCGATTATATCCCGATCCGCGGAGAACGCCAGGAGTTCTACGGACACCTTTGGCAGTACCGCGACATCACCGAACGGGTGCGGATGGACCTGCAGTTGTTGGAAGCGAAGGAGACGGCCGAAGAATCTTTGCGCGCGAAGGAGTTGTTCCTGGCCAACATGAGCCACGAGATCCGTACGCCGATGAACGCCATCCTCGGTATGAGCAACCTGTTGCTCAAGACCGAAGTGACGCCGAAACAGAACCAATACCTCGAGGCGATCCACAATTCATCCCGGAACCTGTTGGTGATCATCAACGACATCCTCGACTTTTCCAAGATCGAGGCGGGACGGTTGGAGTTGGACAAAGTCGGCTTCCGCATGAAGAAGTTGCTGTTGTCGACATTGGACCCCTTCCATTATACCGCCGCGGAGAAATCCATCGGCCTGAACATCGACATACAAGGACTCGACGAAGTCGTGCTGCTCGGCGACCCGGTGCGTTTTTCGCAAGTCGTGATCAACCTCGTGACGAACGCGATCAAGTTCACCGAAAGCGGAGCAGTCCATGTGCACGTCCGCAAACGCTCGGAAGACGCCAGCCGCGTGACGATCGAGTGTTCCGTCACGGATACCGGTATCGGTATCCCGCAGGACAAGCTTGATACGATATTCGAATCGTTCACGCAGGCCGATGTAGGCGTTACGCGGAAGTTCGGGGGTACCGGCCTCGGTTTGTCGATCTCGCAGAAACTCACGGAGATCATGGGCGGACGCATCCGCGTGGAAAGCCGCGTCAATCTCGGAACGACGTTTACCGTCGAGATCACTTTTGAGCGAGGCAGCAGTGTCGATATCGAAGAGGAGAAACCGGCGCTGATTCCCGCGGTGGAACTGGGCACCTTGCGCATCTTGCTGGCCGAGGACCACGAGTACAACCGTATGTACGCGACATCGCTTTTACAGGAGTGGGGATATGAGATCGATGTGGCCGTAAACGGTGTGGAGGCTGTCCAACGACTGCGCGAAGCGAAGTACGACCTGGTGTTGATGGACGTGCAGATGCCCGAACTCGATGGATTGGGCGCTACCCGTGTCATTCGGACGGAACTGCCCGAGTCGGCGGCCAACGTGCCGATC
This genomic stretch from Bacteroidota bacterium harbors:
- a CDS encoding acyl-CoA carboxylase subunit beta, yielding MKKKFELLEKKIAEAKQGGGDARIAAQHKKGKLTARERLHFLLDEGSFEEIGMLVTHRATDFGIDKEKYLGDGVVTGFGTINGRLVYVFAQDFTVFGGSLSETHAKKICRIMDLAMQNGAPVIGLNDSGGARIQEGVVSLGGYADIFYRNTLASGVIPQISAIMGPCAGGAVYSPAITDFILMVENTSYMFVTGPNVVKTVTHENVTSEELGGAMTHATKSGVTHFTAANGLEAIQMLKRLLSYIPQNCEEEPPSVPYEAGDESRPGLNDLIPENPNQPYDMRDVITQVIDTDSFFEVHKDFAENIVVGFARLAGKSIGIVANQPAQLAGVLDIHASTKAARFVRFCDCFNIPLLVFEDVPGFLPGTDQEWNAIITNGAKLLYAFSEATVPRITVITRKAYGGAYDVMNSKHIGADMNYAWPSAEIAVMGAKGAAEIIFRKEITEAKDPEAKLKEKEQEYNELFANPYKAAEHGYVDEVIRPDQTRSKLISAFRMLETKAVKLPRKKHGNIPL
- a CDS encoding PAS domain S-box protein, translated to MPHNFLKYLVQEMERTPEANPLAPEVLKQYFLEHLLKNPEAVAEQIASLMTSTSRRMEDYKLHLGEQNRELEENARMLQASNLRLEQEAESQRKSLQNLRNTAALLAKYTDGSDLTDASTLESLSERVAELIRQREQDRQLLEESQDRYSSLVEQMRQVVFQTDYEGRIIFLNSAWVHTTGYSVEESMGRKILGFLQPEDAVIAQQRYEQMKLSPGNADSIQVRFVHKDGQERYIEVRSRLQLKRDGQPNGVSGTFHDVTDSVLAARRLQELKDFYESILNGLPLGIAVMDPEQRYLFANPAAVADPEARQWILGQTPEAYCQKYDYDASLAEQRKFTFQRAVRTRAAVENEEVFLRPDNTPGHYLRNTTPFFDEQGVLKYMISYGLDLTERKHTENQLQSTASRLTTLIGNMNAGIVVEDEHRKIVLVNDHLCELFQVTEPAELLSGRDSSELAVFSSASFRESGRFLIRIEEIVRQRQPVYNEVLEGADGRVYERDYIPIRGERQEFYGHLWQYRDITERVRMDLQLLEAKETAEESLRAKELFLANMSHEIRTPMNAILGMSNLLLKTEVTPKQNQYLEAIHNSSRNLLVIINDILDFSKIEAGRLELDKVGFRMKKLLLSTLDPFHYTAAEKSIGLNIDIQGLDEVVLLGDPVRFSQVVINLVTNAIKFTESGAVHVHVRKRSEDASRVTIECSVTDTGIGIPQDKLDTIFESFTQADVGVTRKFGGTGLGLSISQKLTEIMGGRIRVESRVNLGTTFTVEITFERGSSVDIEEEKPALIPAVELGTLRILLAEDHEYNRMYATSLLQEWGYEIDVAVNGVEAVQRLREAKYDLVLMDVQMPELDGLGATRVIRTELPESAANVPIIALTANAIKGDNERCLQAGMDDYVAKPFDPQQLHNKIVALVQKRRGISARPIETMQKPIPAASVDLSDTEPLVDLSFLRKMSRGNQVFVMNMINLFFETSQPLIEQVRLHHKNGEMEKVRKSLHKMKPSVDSMGMRSLKQLMSRIENAIDKQQHADKIDDWLYETYQLYTHCEEALRSEQARLEQEAVS
- a CDS encoding sigma-54-dependent Fis family transcriptional regulator, which produces MSRDSQLRIFVVEDNDFYRELLKYNLSLVPEYEVSTFATGKELLNRLHEHPQVITLDYSLPDYNGDELLKKIRAQLPDVPVVVISNQEDVRTAVELMRNGAYEYITKDEDTRDHLLHVIRKIAAHVELKQEVSALRRELGKKYEFGKAIQGNSEAIRSVFALMEKAASSQITVSVTGETGTGKELVAKAIHYHSPRKEKPFVAVNVAAIPRELLESELFGHEKGAFTGAIAARAGKFEEADGGTLFLDEIGELDLALQAKLLRVLQEREVVRIGGSKVLKVDVRVVIATHRNLQEEVRKGNFREDLYYRLLGLPIHLPPLRERGNDILVIARWLLTQFCKDNRMEALSFSPEAQDKLLRYYYPGNVRELKAMVELAAVLSTGNTITADDIRLENTSNMDAFAFEETTLEEYTMRIIRHFLDKYNNNVVLVARKLGVGKSTIYRYIKENKLQTIRIEA